One Apteryx mantelli isolate bAptMan1 chromosome Z, bAptMan1.hap1, whole genome shotgun sequence genomic window, caaacacaatgATTTTCATTACTGGGGGGAAAGCAGGGAACAGAGAACACCACAAAAGAAAAGGTTTACCTTCTATTTTGGGATTTCTGATTAGGGGTAGACAAAGAACTGCAGAACACTGATTCTAGATTCCTTGCTTTTGCatgtagctttccttcttctccGATCAAATCTTGCACTGTCCCAGGTattgtgttcttttctttcttcaggatttttttctgtggtctgttcttttcctttattGAAGAAAAGTTACTAACTGCTGctatctttttatttctttttactttgccaATGAAGAAATCATCATTGCTATCACTGTCAGAGTCCGATGTCTGGTTATAAAACCTTTCTTCGGTACTATCATCAAAGTACTCTTCTTCATTAAGTTGTTCCAGGTCACTAACATCACTAACTGATTCTTTTGTTGCAGTGAATTTGTTCATGCTgatagattttttcctttttggacagTCCAATTTCTTTCCTACTTTATTCTGAGCAACTGCTCGCACTTCTGCTGCCTGTAATGAAACTTCTTTTGGAGCGTATGCTTTCTCACTTTCCACAGTTTTCTGCTCATAGTCACTCTCACAAAGTTCCTTCTCAATGTTAGCTCCTATTTTCATACtcgtttttgttttgtcttcacatgcttgctggttttgaactactttAAGAACTTGGTCGTCCACATTGCTATTGAGATATTGTGCTGACTTAGGGTGTTCTTCTGATTTATCCTTTATTGAAGGATGGGTTTTGGTTGGTTTCTTTCTTGCATCCTTAAAAgcttttacagcagctataaaaatggcagaaaaacatcttttttgcACTTACACATGACAATACATGCATCAtcttagcaaaacatttttgcaAGTTAAATTTATTGTATTGAGTAAGTATATTTTGAATGTCTATCAATCAGTTACTGAACATATGGGGCAAAGAATGCCTTAGAGTATAATGGCAATGGAAGTGGGGAAAACAGCTTGAAATTATCACTGAGTCAATACACTGTTTTTGAACTTGGGTTTAACTATGAGCTCATCTTTCAACAAGTAATCTGCAGTTTATAACCATGCTTGTTTAGGGCAATACCTTGCATGTAAAATCTGCAAACAAATAGTAAATTGCTTAAATATAACTGAATGGGTATTTGACATAGTTTTGTATTAATGAAGCAACTTCACGGCATTATCGCTAGGACTTCACCCTTTTTAACATCAATTTTCATTGGAATATTCAAGTTTACAGAGAAAAGCAGATATCTTAAAGAACCAGGAAAAATTCGCCAGGGACCTCAGGAATAGTTTCCAAAGAAGCTTATGGAGTTATTTGTGAAATCTTTCAGATCTCTTGGAAAACTCAGCTGTAATGCTCCTTTTACCATTGTATCTAATTGTTACTATACTCACTGCCAGTTCAGTCTTACTTATTTTAGAGATATTTCGTTAAATCCATTGGCTTTTTAGAATCCCCATTATGAGCCCTGTTTGTCCTACAGTCCATATCTTAAAATATTATGGCATACTGTCGTACATAAGCCCGTTTCAACCAATACACATGACTACACACTTGTGATACTCTGTTCACTGCAGCTAGTTAAGGTAGCAGCAAGAGTTGATATACTTACTATGTGTTCATGTCAGGAATATATAGGAACAAGGTAACACCCCTGTAAACTACACAGTCATGAACAAGTTAGTATACTATTTCATACCTTTAAGGTCAGCAATTTTTGATTGCAAGATGGGGTGCGTTGCAAGTCTTGCAATGGCTCGCTCAGTTGCGGTAGAATTTGGCTTTacaaaaaagattaaaaggaatGAACTCAACAGAATAGTGAAGACTTACATAGGTCTGTATGAGTTAGGCTACTATATATACTAAAGTGATTCGCGACCAGTGACTGAATAAGAGGACAAGCTTGTGACATTATCATGCTTCAATATATCTTAGTTTTCTAATATTGCCATAACTCTGAATAAGGAAAATTCTGATTGCACAAGTATTGGCAGAAACATAACAGGTATGCACTTCTGCAATTTCTCAGTTACTGAATAGGCGTAACATGATTTTTATATTAAATGTATACTACAGCACATCTTTCAGGCCTAATACACATTCATTGATTCTTACACATGTAAAGCAAACTTATGAATGACCCAAAGAAAACCACTGTATTGACAGAAGGCATTCTATAGCAAGGAATAAAGCAGCTTGTGAGTGGAGCAGTTCAAATGTCATTTAAGTTGGCAACATGACATAGCAGATACTGAAGGATTGTACATTAAGTGTGGGTAGGTAAGGGGGAAAGTCAAATCTGATCTTAAAGACAAATAACTTTGAATGTGATGTGGTAGAATATGGGAACTCTGTAGACTGATTCAAAGATCAAACATTATCTTAATGTTTTAAtttgaagaaaaaggagagaataggAATTCCTTCCCTTTCTGACTTCCTCTCTTATGTATTAGAGGTCACAGGTAACTACATATTGGAAAAGCTATTTCAGTTTCAGGTTCTTGTCATCACTTTGCTTAAAGAGCAAGATGAGTGGTATATGAATGACTTCCAAGAtatctttgtcttcttttttgaggggaggggaagggggtgtACAGGCTTGTAAAACACAAATTCAGCAGGAAGGTTTCTTAAAGCCTGCAACAGAATTCtttgggagagaggagggaaaaaaaagacacacctTCCCCTGCTCCTGCAAATGGTACAAGCACGACCTAGCACATCAGTAATGCACGCTCAAAGTATCTGTCTGCTTGACATAAGAGCACTTAATGGGGAATCTTATCAGGCTATGCCAACCTTTTCCTCCAGTGCAGTTTTCCACTTAATATAAACAGTTACATAATCATCAGGTAGAGACAGACGCACCACTTGGTGCCAAGCACTGATGAAGGAGACTGTTTCAGTGCTTGGGTCTGAAGGATCCCAAAATTTGGATTCTTACACATTCCTGCTAAATTTCCTAATAATGAAGACACTATACCAGAACTGGTCTTTCTAAATGTAGAAGTGTTAAATTTGGGGCGCAAATGTAAATCTTGTTTCTCAACCAACACAAAGCACAtttaacatatatatatttttttaccttAGCTCTAGAGCTTTTGAAATATATTCTGTTCCTTTATTATATTCCTGTTATATTATATTCTGTTCCTTTATATATATTATGTTCCTTTCTCCTCAAGTCCTGTTATTACAGGATTATTTCTTCAGGTcaagaaaaactggaaaaccGTTTCCTCTGTAGTCTGCCTACAGTGCTATGAACACTGGCCAGAGGAGACAGGTCAAAGAGATGGGTCCATTTCCAAGGGGCCACCGACTGGCTTACTCTCAGGCTAGTCTAGCTTTGTAAACTTGGAGTTTGAACTTTGATTCCCATGTGACAGTGCTTCATGCTGCAACcagattcctgggacaacaaGCTCACATTTCTGAGGATCAAATGGTATTTTCTTTGGAGATTTTTCTATAACTGGAAAATGTATTTCTGAACTTAATTAATATACTTTT contains:
- the SRFBP1 gene encoding serum response factor-binding protein 1 isoform X6 codes for the protein MLQFPSYIRMEIKPNSTATERAIARLATHPILQSKIADLKAAVKAFKDARKKPTKTHPSIKDKSEEHPKSAQYLNSNVDDQVLKVVQNQQACEDKTKTSMKIGANIEKELCESDYEQKTVESEKAYAPKEVSLQAAEVRAVAQNKVGKKLDCPKRKKSISMNKFTATKESVSDVSDLEQLNEEEYFDDSTEERFYNQTSDSDSDSNDDFFIGKVKRNKKIAAVSNFSSIKEKNRPQKKILKKEKNTIPGTVQDLIGEEGKLHAKARNLESVFCSSLSTPNQKSQNRRNTKDQPLKNRRTAFPKKEPQLKKHQFAEAAGTKCKNKKACLEQPLHPSWEASKKRREQMSQITAFQGKRIKFDD
- the SRFBP1 gene encoding serum response factor-binding protein 1 isoform X5, encoding MLPVMHKDVSILQQCVYAEGTKIILIHSFSYRYDVMLQFPSYIRMEIKPNSTATERAIARLATHPILQSKIADLKAAVKAFKDARKKPTKTHPSIKDKSEEHPKSAQYLNSNVDDQVLKVVQNQQACEDKTKTSMKIGANIEKELCESDYEQKTVESEKAYAPKEVSLQAAEVRAVAQNKVGKKLDCPKRKKSISMNKFTATKESVSDVSDLEQLNEEEYFDDSTEERFYNQTSDSDSDSNDDFFIGKVKRNKKIAAVSNFSSIKEKNRPQKKILKKEKNTIPGTVQDLIGEEGKLHAKARNLESVFCSSLSTPNQKSQNRRNTKDQPLKNRRTAFPKKEPQLKKHQFAEAAGTKCKNKKACLEQPLHPSWEASKKRREQMSQITAFQGKRIKFDD
- the SRFBP1 gene encoding serum response factor-binding protein 1 isoform X1, which gives rise to MRRTESEKQKYVVKMRKDVKKARVLTIRRLTRHIGKLKLKKGSEDLILKNQKRAERLIEEIHAMKEIKPDQVTRLALRKEVNFESVCRKPNSTATERAIARLATHPILQSKIADLKAAVKAFKDARKKPTKTHPSIKDKSEEHPKSAQYLNSNVDDQVLKVVQNQQACEDKTKTSMKIGANIEKELCESDYEQKTVESEKAYAPKEVSLQAAEVRAVAQNKVGKKLDCPKRKKSISMNKFTATKESVSDVSDLEQLNEEEYFDDSTEERFYNQTSDSDSDSNDDFFIGKVKRNKKIAAVSNFSSIKEKNRPQKKILKKEKNTIPGTVQDLIGEEGKLHAKARNLESVFCSSLSTPNQKSQNRRNTKDQPLKNRRTAFPKKEPQLKKHQFAEAAGTKCKNKKACLEQPLHPSWEASKKRREQMSQITAFQGKRIKFDD
- the SRFBP1 gene encoding serum response factor-binding protein 1 isoform X4, translating into MRRTESEKQKYVVKMRKDVKKARVLTIRRLTRHIGKLKLKKGSEDLILKNQKRAERLIEEIHAMKPNSTATERAIARLATHPILQSKIADLKAAVKAFKDARKKPTKTHPSIKDKSEEHPKSAQYLNSNVDDQVLKVVQNQQACEDKTKTSMKIGANIEKELCESDYEQKTVESEKAYAPKEVSLQAAEVRAVAQNKVGKKLDCPKRKKSISMNKFTATKESVSDVSDLEQLNEEEYFDDSTEERFYNQTSDSDSDSNDDFFIGKVKRNKKIAAVSNFSSIKEKNRPQKKILKKEKNTIPGTVQDLIGEEGKLHAKARNLESVFCSSLSTPNQKSQNRRNTKDQPLKNRRTAFPKKEPQLKKHQFAEAAGTKCKNKKACLEQPLHPSWEASKKRREQMSQITAFQGKRIKFDD
- the SRFBP1 gene encoding serum response factor-binding protein 1 isoform X2, with amino-acid sequence MAPVLNLNNEVVKMRKDVKKARVLTIRRLTRHIGKLKLKKGSEDLILKNQKRAERLIEEIHAMKEIKPDQVTRLALRKEVNFESVCRKPNSTATERAIARLATHPILQSKIADLKAAVKAFKDARKKPTKTHPSIKDKSEEHPKSAQYLNSNVDDQVLKVVQNQQACEDKTKTSMKIGANIEKELCESDYEQKTVESEKAYAPKEVSLQAAEVRAVAQNKVGKKLDCPKRKKSISMNKFTATKESVSDVSDLEQLNEEEYFDDSTEERFYNQTSDSDSDSNDDFFIGKVKRNKKIAAVSNFSSIKEKNRPQKKILKKEKNTIPGTVQDLIGEEGKLHAKARNLESVFCSSLSTPNQKSQNRRNTKDQPLKNRRTAFPKKEPQLKKHQFAEAAGTKCKNKKACLEQPLHPSWEASKKRREQMSQITAFQGKRIKFDD
- the SRFBP1 gene encoding serum response factor-binding protein 1 isoform X3, translating into MRKDVKKARVLTIRRLTRHIGKLKLKKGSEDLILKNQKRAERLIEEIHAMKEIKPDQVTRLALRKEVNFESVCRKPNSTATERAIARLATHPILQSKIADLKAAVKAFKDARKKPTKTHPSIKDKSEEHPKSAQYLNSNVDDQVLKVVQNQQACEDKTKTSMKIGANIEKELCESDYEQKTVESEKAYAPKEVSLQAAEVRAVAQNKVGKKLDCPKRKKSISMNKFTATKESVSDVSDLEQLNEEEYFDDSTEERFYNQTSDSDSDSNDDFFIGKVKRNKKIAAVSNFSSIKEKNRPQKKILKKEKNTIPGTVQDLIGEEGKLHAKARNLESVFCSSLSTPNQKSQNRRNTKDQPLKNRRTAFPKKEPQLKKHQFAEAAGTKCKNKKACLEQPLHPSWEASKKRREQMSQITAFQGKRIKFDD